The Vicia villosa cultivar HV-30 ecotype Madison, WI linkage group LG1, Vvil1.0, whole genome shotgun sequence genome includes a region encoding these proteins:
- the LOC131633266 gene encoding F-box/kelch-repeat protein At3g06240-like yields MEKSVSAVTDKKVSISLPHDLVLFILSKLPIRELKRFQCVCKSWCGLFKNPHFINMHTNHHTRYNHSCDGDTFLVLHKSLHEEYGESLRCEFYWFSSDKFENWVKLDWPSQFQNDDCNIYIVGSVSINGILCLKQRLKTRQLVLWNPTTTESKVIPLSPLENRPSNRSPWVFLHGFGYDHVCDDYKIIQMIDFFPKVEDNVRGENGDLIWEDRSYDPLWEIYSLKTNSWKKLDFDMRNCYHYSIVKAMGVYTDGLFHWWAKSETKNIGENLLSFDFSTEMLIKTPMPTDIDHRYAVRNLVNLDGSIALISNYPEAATFDISILGKIGVRESWIKIIDGSLPFVGYPIGVGKSNNVVISNEDGEEVILISHESVWVDLSTPLFGKLHVNGDKLGSCQMGRYKKSFDPIGTINS; encoded by the coding sequence atggaaaaatcAGTGTCAGCGGTCACTGACAAAAAGGTTAGCATATCTTTACCTCATGATCTAGTGCTCTTCATTCTCTCAAAACTTCCTATACGTGAATTAAAGCGATTTCAATGCGTATGCAAATCATGGTGCGGCTTGTTCAAAAACCCTCACTTTATTAACATGCATACTAACCATCATACACGTTATAACCATTCTTGTGATGGTGATACATTTTTAGTCCTACACAAGTCGCTACATGAGGAATATGGTGAGAGTTTGCGTTGCGAGTTTTATTGGTTCTCGAGTGACAAGTTTGAGAATTGGGTCAAATTAGATTGGCCGTCTCAATTTCAAAACGATGATTGTAATATTTATATTGTGGGTTCGGTTAGTATTAATGGCATTCTTTGTCTGAAACAAAGACTTAAGACTCGGCAGCTTGTATTGTGGAATCCAACTACCACTGAATCTAAGGTCATTCCTCTTAGTCCACTTGAAAACAGACCATCTAATAGGTCTCCTTGGGTGTTTCTTCACGGATTTGGTTATGATCATGTTTGTGACGACTATAAAATTATTCAAATGATAGATTTTTTTCCGAAGGTGGAGGATAATGTCCGAGGTGAAAATGGAGATTTGATATGGGAAGATAGATCTTATGATCCATTGTGGGAGATATATAGTCTTAAAACTAACTCTTGGAAGAAACTAGATTTTGATATGCGCAATTGTTATCATTATTCTATAGTAAAAGCTATGGGAGTGTACACTGATGGATTGTTTCATTGGTGGGCTAAATCTGAAACAAAAAATATTGGAGAAAATTTGCTGTCATTTGACTTTAGCACTGAGATGTTGATTAAAACACCCATGCCCACTGACATTGATCACCGTTATGCGGTGAGAAACTTGGTGAACTTAGATGGATCCATTGCTTTGATTTCAAATTATCCAGAGGCGGCGACTTTTGACATATCAATTTTGGGTAAAATTGGTGTGAGAGAATCGTGGATCAAGATTATTGATGGGAGCTTACCTTTTGTTGGGTACCCCATCGGAGTTGGGAAGAGTAACAATGTTGTCATCTCGAACGAAGATGGTGAGGAAGTAATTTTGATTAGTCACGAATCAGTTTGGGTTGATTTGAGTACTCCATTGTTTGGGAAGCTTCATGTAAACGGAGACAAACTTGGTAGTTGTCAGATGGGAAGGTACAAGAAAAGTTTTGATCCTATTGGAACAATAAATAGCTAA
- the LOC131637501 gene encoding uncharacterized protein LOC131637501 codes for MKGVFSAPGDYVHFKSQVPLHKIPIGTKQWRYYDFGPKAVPPLICLPGTAGTADVYYKQIMSLSMKGYRVISVDIPRVWHHAEWIQAFEKFLDAIDVHHIHLYGTSLGGFLAQLFAQHRPRRVRSLVLSNSFLETQSFSAAMPWAPIVGWTPSFLLKRYVLTGIRDGPHEPFIADSVDFVVSQVETLSREDLASRMSLTTDDASVGPLLLSDSFITIMDTNDYCAIPLQLREQLSERYPEARLASLKTGGDFPFLSRPDEVNLHLQLHLRRVGVEARPDLVHSIPKGDIGGSPSKENDGDDSDKSPKDDRDKDDRGGSENPSSESEISPVPESSESHNLDSQQVESSESWDLGNEITVYVFPGGFMKEKHVMPREIPVHFAWEYVVLFHVLHYISSMYIIILNYSFEFRQVV; via the exons ATGAAAGGCGTCTTTTCGGCGCCCGGTGATTACGTTCATTTCAAATCCCAAGTTCCTCTTCACAAAATCCCT ATTGGAACAAAGCAGTGGCGTTATTATGATTTTGGTCCAAAAGCTGTACCTCCACTTATATGTCTTCCTGGAACTGCTGGAACTGCTGATGTATACTATAAACAGATTATGTCATTATCCATGAAG GGCTACCGTGTCATATCTGTAGATATACCTCGTGTATGGCATCACGCTGAGTGGATTCAAGCGTTTGAAAAGTTTTTGGATGCTATTGATGTACACCAT ATACATCTTTATGGAACATCACTGGGTGGTTTCTTGGCACAACTCTTTGCTCAGCATCGTCCAAGACGAGTTCGGTCATTGGTTTTATCAAATTCATTTTTGGAGACACAAAGTTTCTCTGCTGCAATGCCATGGGCACCAAT TGTTGGTTGGACTCCTTCATTTTTGTTGAAGCGGTATGTCTTAACAGGAATTCGTGATGGTCCCCATGAACCATTTATTGCGGATTCAGTTGACTTTGTTGTTTCTCAG GTAGAAACCCTCTCTAGAGAAGACTTGGCTTCCAGAATGTCGCTGACAACAGATGATGCTTCAGTGGGACCCCTTCTTCTTTCAGATTCATTTATCACTATAATGGAT ACTAATGACTACTGCGCAATTCCTCTACAACTTAGAGAACAATTGAGCGAAAGATATCCTGAGGCAAGGCTCGCGTCTTTGAAAACAGGTGGAGATTTTCCTTTCCTTTCACGACCAGATGAAGTCAACTTACATCTTCAG CTGCACCTTAGACGAGTTGGGGTGGAGGCTCGGCCAGATTTGGTTCACAGTATTCCTAAAGGTGATATTGGAGGAAGTCCTAGCAAAGAGAATGATGGTGATGACTCTGACAAGTCACCTAAGGATGATAGGGATAAGGATGATAGGGGAGGATCGGAAAATCCATCTTCCGAAAGTGAGATCAGTCCTGTCCCAGAAAGCTCAGAATCCCATAATTTAGACAGCCAGCAAGTTGAAAGTTCAGAAAGTTGGGACTTGGGTAATGAAATCACCGTGTATGTCTTTCCTGGTGGATTCATGAAAGAAAAGCATGTTATGCCTCGAGAAATTCCTGTACATTTTGCGTGGGAATACGTAGTACTATTTCATGTTCTTCACTACATCAGTTCAATGTACATTATTATCTTAAACTATTCTTTTGAATTTAGGCAAGTTGTCTAA
- the LOC131605886 gene encoding uncharacterized protein LOC131605886, with protein sequence MKLVWSPETASKAYIDTVQSCKVLRGSGVAELISAMAAGWNAKVIVETWSEGGAIETSIGLAIARKHTSGRHVCIVPNERSRLEYSVRMGETGASTEIIVGEAEEVMERFVEEIDFMVVDCNGSDDFSRVLKVAKLSVKGAVLVCKNANLRGGGFKWENVVGEEGGARSRRVVRSVFLPVGKGLDMAHVSAVGGNLGKDGRGRSGKRWIRHVDQRSGEMHVIRR encoded by the exons atgaaacttgtttGGTCCCCTGAAACAGCATCTAAAGCATACATCGACACTGTACAATCG tGTAAGGTTTTACGAGGATCAGGCGTGGCGGAGCTTATTTCAGCCATGGCGGCAGGATGGAACGCGAAGGTGATAGTAGAAACATGGTCAGAGGGAGGTGCAATTGAAACAAGCATAGGTTTAGCGATAGCAAGAAAACACACGAGTGGGAGACACGTCTGCATAGTCCCAAACGAGagatcaagattagaatattcggTTAGAATGGGAGAAACGGGAGCTTCAACGGAAATCATCGTCGGAGAAGCAGAAGAAGTGATGGAAAGGTTCGTTGAAGAGATAGATTTCATGGTGGTGGATTGTAATGGAAGTGACGATTTCTCGAGGGTTTTGAAGGTGGCGAAGTTGAGTGTGAAAGGAGCGGTGTTGGTTTGTAAGAATGCGAATTTGAGAGGTGGTGGTTTCAAATGGGAGAATGTTGTTGGAGAAGAAGGAGGAGCACGATCACGACGGGTTGTTAGATCGGTGTTTCTTCCGGTAGGGAAAGGACTTGATATGGCACATGTTTCGGCGGTTGGGGGTAATTTGGGAAAAGATGGGCGTGGTCGGAGTGGGAAGAGATGGATTAGGCATGTTGATCAACGGTCAGGAGAGATGCATGTTATTAGACGATAa
- the LOC131637509 gene encoding small ribosomal subunit protein uS15, protein MGRMHSRGKGISSSALPYKRTAPSWLKITSQDVEETICKFAKKGLTPSQIGVILRDSHGIAQVRSITGSKILRILKAHGLAPEIPEDLYHLIKKAVSIRKHLERNRKDKDSKFRLILVESRIHRLARYYKKTKKLPPVWKYESTTASTLVA, encoded by the exons ATGGGGCGTATGCACAGTAGAGG TAAGGGTATTTCATCATCTGCTTTGCCATACAAGAGAACAGCACCAAGCTGGCTAAAGATCACCTCACAAGAT GTGGAAGAAACTATTTGCAAGTTTGCGAAAAAGGGTTtgactccttctcagattggtgTCATTCTTCGTGATTCTCATGGAATTGCTCAGGTTAGGAGTATCACTGGAAGCAAAATCCTTCGCATCCTCAAAGCTCACG GACTTGCACCTGAAATTCCAGAGGATTTGtaccatttgatcaagaaggcAGTTTCAATTAGGAAGCATCTGGAGAGGAACAGGAAGGACAAGGACTCTAAGTTCAGGTTGATTCTTGTCGAGAGCAGAATCCATCGTCTTGCACGCTATTACAAGAAGACCAAGAAGCTCCCACCAGTCTGGAAGTA CGAATCAACAACTGCCAGCACTCTGGTTGCTTAG